One window of Amaranthus tricolor cultivar Red isolate AtriRed21 chromosome 13, ASM2621246v1, whole genome shotgun sequence genomic DNA carries:
- the LOC130797435 gene encoding uncharacterized protein LOC130797435 yields MSIPPNAPGRGAAAFLPQPVSHTDQLAAQSLVETVYYYNAREIQPPLADVEYRSSDRESDILHHVFRWDAAPYEFVFANGFQARRQANTPDKTYFNLERYVHAGGRPLDTRRETTYAFVSTTLSSSWNPQIKSGTSMELYRYEIYAPGGIWVAETLEDQYRFKAQDEVTFIAGIAPQYIRSAQLFQLRGDGPHTKKKRVNTILYVNKKFNPQSSPPRNLRILRPVSDYIDEISKERKKLTIQKFPAIQMVAVKALNSSSDIDYYIDGVTKIDGYIDSCFRSVRTNEVYLFIEKEFVLLDYAPDTKKDRVINGPLFISNGFGSLIATAFANHGIDAAFGCHGVSEAFIFSANVCAKFNYSPGNTNDRIVEGPKTIKQMFPFFKGTNFAQGIDAGFESTRAGEAYLFKGGEYALINYPKRALLAKGKITDAFSCLQETMFASGVGAAFASHKPNEAYLFKDNTYVLIYFTPGEKKDRIIAGPKELVPSTWPSLRGILPHKNRGVDVVENAKPDPPRDQDE; encoded by the exons ATGTCGATCCCTCCGAACGCGCCAGGGAGAGGTGCTGCTGCATTCTTACCCCAACCTGTGAGCCATACAGACCAGCTTGCTGCTCAGTCTTTAGTAGAAACTGTCTACTATTATAATGCTAG AGAGATACAGCCCCCTCTAGCCGACGTGGAGTACAGAAGTAGCGATAGAGAAAGTGACATCCTCCACCATGTATTCCGGTGGGACGCAGCCCCTTACGAATTTGTGTTTGCAAACGGATTCCAAGCAAGACGCCAAGCAAACACTCCGGATAAAACTTACTTCAATTTGGAACGCTACGTCCATGCTGGTGGGAGACCTCTTGACACTCGAAGAGAGACAACATACGCATTTGTGAGCACTACACTTAGCAGTTCATGGAATCCACAAATTAAGTCTGGGACATCCATGGAGTTGTATCGATATGAAATATATGCTCCGGGTGGAATTTGGGTTGCTGAGACTTTAGAAGATCAATATCGATTTAAAGCTCAAGATGAGGTTACTTTTATTGCTGGTATTGCTCCACAGTACATCCGATCTGCACAGCTTTTTCAACTCAGAGGCGACGG ACCGCACACAAAAAAGAAAAGAGTGAATACAATTCTGTACGTaaacaagaaattcaatcctCAATCAAGTCCACCAAGAAACCTAAGAATCCTAAGGCCAGTATCTGATTACATTGATGAGATTAGTAAAGAAAGGAAGAAACTAACCATTCAGAAATTCCCAGCAATCCAAATGGTTGCAGTAAAAGCATTGAACAGCAGCAGCGATATTGATTACTACATCGATGGAGTGACTAAGATCGATGGCTATATTGACTCTTGTTTTCGCTCGGTTCGCACTAATGAAGTTTATTTGTTCATAGAGAAAGAGTTTGTACTCTTGGATTATGCTCCGGATACCAAAAAGGATCGGGTCATCAATGGTCCACTTTTTATCAGTAATGGTTTTGGTTCTCTAATTGCTACTGCTTTCGCAAATCATGGAATTGATGCTGCATTTGGGTGTCATGGTGTCAGTGAAGCTTTCATCTTTTCTGCGAATGTCTGCGCCAAGTTTAATTATTCACCGG GCAATACAAATGATCGGATAGTCGAAGGCCCAAAGACAATAAAACAGATGTTTCCTTTCTTCAAAGGCACAAATTTCGCACAAGGGATAGATGCTGGATTTGAGTCTACTCGCGCAGGAGAAGCTTATCTCTTTAAAGGAGGAGAATATGCGCTTATCAATTACCCTAAGCGAGCCCTGCTTGCAAAGGGTAAGATAACAGACGCATTTTCATGCTTGCAAGAGACAATGTTTGCAAGTGGCGTTGGAGCTGCCTTCGCCTCGCATAAGCCCAACGAGGCTTATTTGTTCAAAGACAATACATATGTGCTTATATACTTTACCCCTGGCGAGAAAAAAGATCGCATAATAGCCGGTCCTAAGGAACTTGTTCCAAGTACATGGCCTTCTTTACGAGGCATATTGCCTCATAAAAACCGTGGAGTTGATGTTGTTGAGAATGCAAAACCTGATCCTCCTCGTGATCAAGATGAATAG